A DNA window from Streptomyces sp. 71268 contains the following coding sequences:
- a CDS encoding hemolysin family protein — protein sequence MSALQLLFALLLVCANGFFVGAEFALVSVRRSQIEPRAAAGSGRARTVLQGLENLPQMMAAAQFGITVCSLTLGAVAEPTVARLLEPGFHAVHLPHQLIHSLGYAIALAAVVCLHLVIGEMVPKNLAMAAPELTALWLAPGLVAFARLCRPVTALFGACAHLVLRLFRVEPKDEVEAVFTSEQLTHLIADSRQAGLLAPDEQERLADALELGTRPVTDVLLDPAGLVTVDPAVTPRQVEELTVRTGYSRFPVRGPGGAFMGYLHVKDVLELEEPERAVPQHVWRPIQTLRAELPLDDALTVMRRAAAHLAAVSDASGRVLGLVAMEDVLEELVGEVRDPAHRSGAHASVRP from the coding sequence ATGAGCGCGCTGCAACTGCTGTTCGCCCTGCTCCTCGTGTGCGCGAACGGCTTCTTCGTGGGCGCCGAGTTCGCCCTGGTCTCGGTCCGGCGCAGCCAGATCGAGCCACGGGCGGCGGCCGGCTCCGGCCGGGCGCGCACCGTGCTCCAGGGGCTGGAGAACCTGCCGCAGATGATGGCCGCGGCGCAGTTCGGCATCACCGTGTGCTCGCTGACGCTCGGCGCGGTCGCCGAGCCGACGGTCGCCCGCCTCCTGGAGCCCGGCTTCCACGCCGTCCACCTCCCGCACCAGCTCATCCACTCGCTCGGCTACGCCATCGCGCTGGCCGCCGTGGTCTGCCTGCACCTGGTCATCGGCGAGATGGTGCCGAAGAACCTGGCCATGGCGGCGCCGGAGCTGACCGCGCTGTGGCTGGCCCCGGGTCTCGTCGCCTTCGCCCGGCTGTGCCGGCCGGTGACCGCCCTGTTCGGGGCCTGTGCCCACCTGGTGCTGCGGCTGTTTCGCGTGGAGCCCAAGGACGAGGTGGAGGCGGTGTTCACCAGCGAGCAGCTCACCCACCTGATCGCCGACTCCCGGCAGGCCGGCCTGCTCGCCCCCGACGAGCAGGAGCGCCTGGCGGACGCCCTCGAACTGGGCACCCGCCCGGTCACCGACGTCCTGCTCGACCCGGCGGGCCTGGTGACGGTCGACCCGGCCGTGACGCCCCGCCAGGTCGAGGAGCTGACCGTACGCACCGGCTACTCGCGCTTCCCGGTGCGCGGCCCGGGCGGCGCCTTCATGGGCTACCTGCACGTGAAGGACGTGCTGGAACTGGAGGAGCCTGAGCGCGCCGTGCCGCAGCACGTGTGGCGGCCCATCCAGACGCTGCGGGCCGAGTTGCCGCTGGACGACGCCCTGACGGTGATGCGCAGGGCGGCGGCCCACCTGGCGGCGGTCAGCGACGCGTCGGGTCGGGTGCTCGGTCTGGTGGCGATGGAGGACGTGCTGGAGGAGCTGGTGGGCGAGGTACGCGACCCCGCCCATCGGTCGGGCGCGCACGCGAGCGTCCGCCCCTGA
- a CDS encoding AAA family ATPase, producing MDFGIQGSHAPAELAWLRGVDAYTMGAYPQAEEEFRTAVELDPGMADGWLGLHALRADTATALLRMYRHRDRFGEQRARHRRSLNSWYWLGWWVQPVLESGRDLLLAHASHWLDGRHVPELDRALAGCPPVEADPQARFLHACRAYLVKDWEQLVRHTEPLLQDPLLGIEAGLFGGMARVRLEMYSQAEPLLSAALMRCRSEQPQRKELRYWLARAHEGTGRSAAALPLYRAVHRIDATFMDTAARLAAIAESDGFDDGPDLAPVSLAGAGQDAVDAFDGADTDPVPTADPPEGRELRPGPEAPLGTGPRPTDGPRDRVVAPRQPEADLPTGPADPQLLADTLGELDRMVGLEPVKRQVRALSAQLRMARLRTGQGLPVQPPKRHFVFSGPSGTGKTTVARILGRVFYALGLLGGDHLVEAGRADLVGEYLGQTAVKANELIDSALGGVLFVDEAYSLSNSGYTKGDAYGDEALQVLLKRAEDNRDRLVVILAGYPEGMDRLLAANPGLGSRFTTRVDFPSYRPQELTAIGEVLAAENGDRWDEEAVEELRSISGHVVDQGWIDELGNGRFLRTLYEKSCAYRDLRLSGWSGTPGREDLATLRLPDLMQAYGEVLSGRGPTDRDRKDPPFG from the coding sequence ATGGATTTCGGCATCCAGGGCTCGCACGCCCCGGCCGAGCTAGCCTGGCTGCGCGGCGTGGACGCGTACACCATGGGCGCGTACCCGCAGGCCGAGGAGGAGTTCAGGACCGCGGTCGAACTCGACCCCGGCATGGCGGACGGCTGGCTCGGCCTGCACGCCCTGCGCGCCGACACCGCCACCGCGCTGCTGCGCATGTACCGGCACCGCGACCGGTTCGGCGAACAGCGCGCCCGGCACCGACGCTCGCTCAACTCCTGGTACTGGCTCGGCTGGTGGGTGCAGCCGGTCCTGGAAAGCGGCCGCGACCTGCTCCTGGCGCACGCCTCGCACTGGCTCGACGGCCGACACGTCCCCGAGCTGGACCGCGCGCTGGCGGGCTGCCCGCCCGTCGAGGCCGACCCGCAGGCCCGCTTCCTGCACGCCTGCCGGGCCTACCTGGTCAAGGACTGGGAGCAACTCGTACGGCACACCGAGCCGCTGCTCCAGGACCCGCTGCTCGGCATCGAGGCCGGCCTGTTCGGCGGCATGGCCAGGGTCCGGCTTGAGATGTACAGCCAGGCCGAGCCGCTGCTGTCCGCGGCGCTGATGCGCTGCCGCAGCGAGCAGCCGCAGCGCAAGGAGTTGCGCTACTGGCTGGCGCGCGCCCACGAGGGCACCGGGCGCAGCGCGGCGGCCCTGCCGCTGTACCGGGCGGTGCACCGCATCGACGCCACGTTCATGGACACCGCCGCCCGGCTCGCCGCCATCGCGGAGTCCGACGGCTTCGACGACGGCCCCGACCTGGCCCCGGTCTCGCTGGCCGGCGCCGGCCAGGACGCCGTCGACGCGTTCGACGGCGCCGACACCGACCCGGTGCCGACGGCCGACCCGCCCGAGGGCCGCGAGCTGCGCCCCGGCCCCGAGGCCCCGCTCGGCACCGGCCCCCGGCCCACCGACGGGCCGCGGGACCGGGTCGTCGCGCCGCGCCAGCCCGAGGCCGACCTGCCGACCGGCCCCGCCGACCCGCAGCTCCTCGCCGACACCCTGGGCGAGCTGGACCGGATGGTCGGCCTGGAGCCGGTCAAGCGTCAGGTGCGGGCGCTGTCCGCGCAGTTACGCATGGCCCGGCTGCGGACCGGGCAGGGGCTGCCGGTGCAGCCGCCGAAGCGGCACTTCGTCTTCTCCGGCCCGTCCGGCACCGGAAAGACCACCGTGGCCCGCATCCTGGGCCGGGTCTTCTACGCCCTCGGGCTGCTCGGCGGCGACCATCTGGTGGAGGCCGGCCGGGCCGACCTGGTCGGGGAGTACCTGGGCCAGACGGCGGTCAAGGCCAACGAGCTCATCGACTCCGCGCTGGGCGGCGTGCTCTTCGTCGACGAGGCGTACAGCCTCTCCAACTCCGGCTACACCAAGGGCGACGCGTACGGCGACGAGGCGCTCCAGGTGCTGCTCAAGCGCGCCGAGGACAACCGGGACCGGCTGGTGGTCATCCTCGCCGGCTACCCCGAGGGCATGGACCGGCTGCTCGCCGCCAACCCCGGCCTCGGCTCCCGCTTCACCACCCGGGTGGACTTCCCGAGCTACCGGCCGCAGGAGCTGACCGCCATCGGCGAGGTGCTGGCCGCCGAGAACGGGGACCGCTGGGACGAGGAGGCCGTCGAGGAGCTGCGCAGCATCAGCGGCCACGTCGTGGACCAGGGCTGGATCGACGAACTGGGCAACGGACGCTTCCTGCGCACCCTGTACGAGAAGAGCTGCGCCTACCGCGACCTGCGGCTCTCCGGCTGGAGCGGCACCCCGGGCCGCGAGGACCTGGCCACCTTGCGGCTGCCGGACCTCATGCAGGCGTACGGCGAGGTCCTCTCCGGTCGCGGCCCGACCGACCGCGACCGCAAGGACCCCCCGTTCGGCTGA